A window of Pyrobaculum aerophilum str. IM2 contains these coding sequences:
- a CDS encoding HEPN domain-containing protein, translating to MNISVDSKEYERCITMAERTLSSARLDASHGEYNWACFKAHQAAEFALKALLYGVGRPARGHSLTHLLGEVAKFATVSEEVAELCRLLDKFYVPTRCVDAWSEGIPYEYFSKSDAETAIKAAEGVLEFVRGVWMSLSGGRG from the coding sequence GTGAACATCTCCGTGGACAGTAAAGAGTATGAGAGGTGTATCACCATGGCAGAGAGGACTTTATCCTCCGCCCGCCTCGACGCGTCGCATGGGGAGTATAACTGGGCTTGTTTTAAAGCCCATCAAGCCGCTGAATTTGCCTTAAAAGCCCTATTATATGGCGTCGGCAGGCCGGCTAGGGGGCACTCCCTTACTCACTTGTTGGGGGAAGTGGCTAAATTCGCGACAGTAAGCGAAGAGGTGGCCGAGCTGTGTAGATTGCTGGACAAGTTCTACGTGCCGACGCGCTGCGTAGACGCGTGGAGTGAGGGGATCCCCTACGAGTATTTCTCTAAATCAGACGCCGAAACGGCCATAAAGGCGGCGGAGGGGGTATTGGAGTTTGTGAGGGGGGTATGGATGTCCTTAAGTGGCGGGAGGGGCTGA
- a CDS encoding type II secretion system F family protein, whose translation MNLLYELYRQSGLAYSYRRYVTALAAVPAGTAASAGAVAALLLGPVGGLALGLMAGLLAFAGLLLYPVHLVSARRSHFENNFVYTLGVLLPLLAAGVPLGRAVTRLAEVEEDKYIARELALAAREMIVMGASQEEALAHSAERVPSVTYRETVEVLIRSAKITQRVDAVLLARLDWLLRNKQVRAQSLIRSLSLMFEIFVVAAMLLPLMVYIVALSFSPLGALEVGGLALDPLTLMLLLGVVYTPIVGTVFYIIFDSMVQI comes from the coding sequence ATGAATTTGCTATACGAGCTCTATAGACAAAGCGGCCTTGCCTACTCTTATAGGCGCTATGTTACTGCCCTTGCCGCCGTCCCAGCGGGCACAGCGGCATCCGCCGGGGCTGTCGCCGCGTTGCTCCTCGGGCCGGTTGGAGGGCTTGCCCTGGGGTTAATGGCGGGCCTGCTGGCCTTCGCCGGGCTTCTCCTATACCCCGTCCACCTAGTCTCGGCGAGGAGGAGCCATTTTGAAAATAACTTTGTCTACACCCTCGGCGTGTTGCTCCCCCTTCTAGCCGCGGGGGTTCCGCTGGGTAGGGCCGTGACAAGACTGGCGGAGGTTGAGGAGGATAAATATATCGCAAGAGAGCTCGCCCTCGCGGCTAGGGAGATGATTGTAATGGGGGCCAGCCAAGAGGAGGCCCTGGCCCACAGCGCAGAGAGAGTGCCCAGCGTGACGTATAGAGAGACTGTGGAAGTGCTGATTAGATCTGCTAAAATAACGCAGAGAGTTGACGCAGTGTTGCTGGCGCGCCTCGACTGGCTGTTGAGGAATAAACAAGTCAGGGCCCAGTCCTTAATCAGGTCGCTGTCTCTAATGTTTGAAATCTTCGTGGTGGCGGCGATGCTCCTGCCCCTTATGGTTTACATTGTGGCGCTGTCCTTCAGCCCCCTCGGCGCGTTAGAAGTAGGCGGCCTTGCCTTGGATCCCCTAACTCTCATGTTGTTACTGGGAGTTGTATATACGCCTATAGTTGGCACTGTATTCTATATAATATTCGATTCAATGGTGCAAATATAA
- a CDS encoding chorismate-binding protein, whose translation MSHLEGVEARPRAGWPPAVFIVGRPTAPLPGGGEVKLREEEQVECGEYVEAVEEAKRALERGELFQLVLSRYRAYRGLADPAAVLKKLIRHMDSKYYYFFQFGEPL comes from the coding sequence GTGTCTCATTTAGAAGGCGTAGAGGCCAGGCCCCGCGCAGGATGGCCGCCCGCGGTGTTTATAGTCGGGAGGCCAACGGCGCCGTTGCCCGGCGGCGGCGAGGTAAAGCTGAGAGAAGAGGAGCAGGTGGAGTGCGGCGAGTACGTAGAAGCGGTAGAGGAGGCTAAGAGGGCTTTGGAGAGGGGGGAGCTGTTTCAATTAGTCCTATCTAGATACCGGGCATATAGAGGCTTGGCCGACCCAGCCGCCGTGTTGAAAAAATTAATCCGCCACATGGACAGCAAGTACTATTACTTCTTCCAATTCGGCGAACCTTTGTGA
- a CDS encoding type II/IV secretion system ATPase subunit, translated as MIRKYFVVPITLIDMVKMGTISSDAVAYLWLMLDYGRNIVIVGPTGAGKTTLLNALLYLVRLEAKILTIEDTREINIVHEHWQALVTRPSRSEGVRDVSAFDLLAVAMRSRPDYVVVGEVRGEEAYVLFQAFGSGHSGATTIHAETIEDAIRRLLTRPMNVPPMLVGLAHIFIRIMRVKVGNQIVRRVVEIAENMGVSRGGRPRLHYVYRWNPERDMMEQLEESRHLETISRTRFVPLDQLKRELERRRELISLMVERGFSTPYVVAKIFTMYHLDPDRAIEAVRTGKI; from the coding sequence GTGATTAGGAAGTATTTCGTCGTCCCCATCACGCTTATTGACATGGTGAAAATGGGCACTATTTCTTCAGACGCCGTGGCTTACCTCTGGCTTATGCTTGACTACGGCCGTAATATAGTTATTGTGGGGCCGACCGGCGCTGGGAAGACCACTCTCCTCAACGCCCTTCTCTACTTGGTGAGGCTTGAGGCGAAGATTCTCACCATAGAGGACACCAGGGAGATAAATATTGTCCACGAGCACTGGCAGGCCCTGGTCACTAGGCCCAGCCGCTCCGAGGGGGTTAGGGATGTCTCCGCCTTTGATCTCCTGGCCGTTGCCATGCGCTCCCGCCCGGACTACGTAGTGGTGGGCGAGGTGAGGGGGGAGGAGGCATACGTCTTGTTCCAGGCCTTTGGCTCGGGCCACTCCGGCGCCACAACCATACACGCGGAGACTATTGAAGACGCCATCAGGCGGCTTCTCACAAGGCCTATGAACGTCCCGCCCATGTTAGTTGGCCTCGCCCACATATTCATCCGAATAATGAGAGTAAAAGTGGGCAACCAGATCGTCCGCAGAGTGGTGGAGATAGCGGAGAACATGGGAGTGTCCAGAGGGGGGAGGCCGAGGCTACACTACGTCTATAGGTGGAACCCAGAGCGGGACATGATGGAGCAATTGGAGGAGAGCAGACATCTGGAGACTATTTCAAGAACTAGGTTTGTGCCCCTCGACCAGCTGAAGCGCGAGCTGGAGAGGAGGAGAGAGTTGATTTCCCTAATGGTGGAGAGGGGCTTCTCCACTCCCTACGTCGTTGCCAAGATCTTCACTATGTACCACCTAGACCCAGACAGAGCCATCGAGGCGGTGAGGACGGGGAAGATATGA